The Gilliamella apicola genome window below encodes:
- a CDS encoding heavy metal response regulator transcription factor: MKLLVVEDEHKTGEYLRQGLIESGFIVDLTDNGLDGYHRAMTEDYDLIILDVMLPDIVGWKIVQSLREAGKDTQIMLLTAMGSVEDKVKGLNLGADDYLVKPFSFAELLARVKSLLRRNVPQVNNYQLSIADLVMDLPKRTVTRADKRIDLTNKEFLLLEYFLRYPGEVLPRSLIASQVWDMNFDSDTNVIDVAIRRLRNKIDAGFEPKLIHTVRGMGYKLDVLDEAD, translated from the coding sequence ATGAAATTGTTAGTTGTTGAAGATGAACATAAAACAGGTGAGTATCTTCGTCAGGGTTTAATTGAATCAGGTTTTATTGTTGATTTAACTGATAACGGTTTAGATGGCTATCATAGAGCCATGACAGAAGATTATGATTTAATTATTCTGGATGTAATGTTGCCAGATATTGTTGGCTGGAAAATAGTCCAATCTTTGCGTGAAGCAGGAAAAGACACGCAAATTATGTTACTTACAGCGATGGGCAGTGTAGAAGATAAAGTTAAAGGGCTGAACTTAGGTGCGGATGATTATTTAGTTAAGCCATTTTCTTTTGCTGAATTATTGGCAAGAGTAAAATCTTTACTCAGGCGCAATGTCCCACAAGTCAACAATTATCAATTAAGTATTGCTGATTTGGTAATGGACTTACCTAAAAGAACTGTAACGCGAGCAGATAAAAGAATTGATTTAACCAATAAAGAATTTCTGTTATTAGAATATTTTTTACGTTATCCAGGTGAAGTTCTACCAAGATCACTAATTGCGTCCCAAGTTTGGGACATGAATTTTGATAGTGATACTAATGTTATTGATGTAGCAATTAGGCGATTACGCAATAAAATTGATGCCGGATTCGAACCTAAATTAATTCATACAGTGCGTGGAATGGGATATAAATTGGATGTATTGGATGAAGCGGACTAA
- a CDS encoding heavy metal sensor histidine kinase, whose protein sequence is MKRTKIISFRLPLIVCLLTCGLLYCFSYLIESSFEKFSIQQNVSELNSVISSIERELIYFSPNDNRDELFQNILLILTGHHHLFVYIIDESGKILYRTRGPNLAVALKPANLEKIIAQHGTTISNLNKSSYRIAASRVIVENNKQYTTIVAVGRDLQLEFISRLRSGLGLLIAISCVLALIGSFISIYFTQKPINRLIKKIERINLKSLNYRIPTSSVPTKYISLVRAFNKMLTRMEDVFQRQRNFTADIAHEMRTPITNLTTQTQIVLNSARSTEEYREILYSNLEEYEKMSQMISDMLFLAQADNHQLVPNLIDIDLFNMLTMMCDYFEPLTDEKNITLNLEGNCSHIQGDKLMLGRAISNILSNAIRYTPQNEVITITLSQTSEKRVKIVIANPGKKIASRHLPHLFDRFYRVDESRHRNGNDTSGAGIGLAIVKSIIQTHKGTISVESDDKSTRFIINLPTAI, encoded by the coding sequence ATGAAGCGGACTAAAATTATTTCATTTCGTTTGCCACTAATTGTTTGCCTACTTACTTGTGGGCTACTTTATTGTTTTAGTTATCTTATCGAAAGTTCTTTTGAAAAATTTTCCATTCAGCAAAATGTATCAGAATTGAATTCAGTTATCTCATCAATTGAACGTGAACTTATTTATTTCTCACCTAATGATAATCGTGATGAGCTTTTTCAAAACATATTATTGATATTAACCGGACATCATCACTTGTTTGTTTATATCATTGATGAATCAGGTAAAATTCTTTACCGTACACGTGGACCTAACCTTGCTGTTGCTTTAAAACCTGCAAATTTGGAAAAAATTATTGCTCAGCACGGCACAACCATATCTAATTTGAATAAATCATCATATCGAATTGCAGCATCAAGAGTGATAGTCGAAAATAATAAACAATACACCACTATTGTGGCAGTTGGTCGCGATTTACAACTTGAGTTTATTAGTCGATTAAGAAGTGGTTTAGGATTGCTTATCGCTATTTCTTGTGTTTTGGCATTGATTGGATCATTTATCTCAATTTATTTTACTCAAAAACCAATTAATCGACTCATTAAGAAGATAGAAAGAATTAATCTTAAAAGTTTAAATTATCGAATACCGACTTCTTCAGTACCAACTAAATATATTAGCTTAGTGAGAGCGTTTAATAAAATGCTTACTCGTATGGAGGATGTTTTTCAGCGACAGCGTAACTTTACGGCGGATATTGCTCATGAAATGAGAACCCCAATTACTAATCTAACAACTCAAACACAAATTGTGTTGAATAGTGCTAGATCCACTGAAGAGTATCGAGAAATTTTATACTCTAATTTAGAAGAGTATGAAAAAATGTCACAAATGATCTCGGATATGCTTTTTTTAGCTCAAGCCGATAATCATCAATTAGTGCCAAACCTTATTGATATAGATTTGTTTAACATGCTTACCATGATGTGTGATTATTTCGAACCACTTACGGATGAGAAAAATATCACGTTAAATTTAGAAGGTAATTGTTCGCATATTCAAGGTGATAAACTGATGTTAGGCAGAGCGATAAGTAATATTTTATCCAATGCAATTCGTTATACCCCTCAAAATGAAGTGATCACAATTACCTTAAGTCAAACTTCAGAAAAAAGAGTAAAAATTGTTATTGCTAATCCAGGTAAAAAAATTGCTAGCCGGCATTTACCCCATCTTTTTGACCGTTTTTATCGAGTAGATGAATCTCGTCATCGTAATGGTAATGATACTTCGGGAGCAGGAATAGGGTTGGCAATTGTTAAATCAATTATCCAAACCCATAAAGGGACGATTTCTGTTGAATCTGATGATAAATCAACCCGTTTTATTATCAATCTACCGACGGCTATTTAA
- a CDS encoding YaeP family protein translates to MNKYCELIREKYAQIGSNELGYIEDALGAVMLVLNEVVDCEQVPQELKDKAAYAAANLLISDYEVK, encoded by the coding sequence ATGAATAAATATTGTGAACTCATTCGTGAAAAATATGCACAAATTGGAAGTAATGAACTAGGTTATATTGAAGATGCCTTAGGAGCAGTAATGTTGGTTCTAAATGAAGTAGTAGATTGCGAACAGGTTCCTCAAGAACTAAAAGATAAAGCCGCCTATGCAGCAGCTAATTTATTAATAAGTGATTATGAGGTTAAATAG